One segment of Ignavibacteria bacterium DNA contains the following:
- a CDS encoding T9SS type A sorting domain-containing protein: MLTIQQREMISKNFLNLLACTEFCKMIIGKRFFCFLVLCVYGASFTSSVFSQEFTSVWNSPPWDSGGVAPNSVVWSLHNEQLDLDNDGKKEFLCVSSWSDTFYNAVYLYESNGNNTFYIVWSYSFSGYSNDYSNVAVSDLDGDEKKEIICFVDPLDSTYHGFYVFEWDGTDNGFPTLPTVTWNLNLPYAFDEGSAIIGGDFDNDNREEVSVLFQESFTYAKTRLMIFSLDSNSTFANPVWNIELNDTTTFYYSGYSLTATDLDRDGKKEIVASGWDSTFHIAIFENTGNPNSYSRVANIWNITAYADFANGGFVEANFDSNATNELYISTVAGNIFVVTNNGDISAMTSANVHPLTQHYVDGYGLIGITAGNADGNNFPNLYVAGSYHENVLDFEYHGGDVTNLASYVQTIDFQDDTTDDHTFGSDQGYLRPSKIAIGDFDNDGIGDMVISSSSFAFDKPTLTVAEFSGTSSVRENFSPKQFLLKQNFPNPFNPKTAIGFSLFAVSNVTLKIYNLQGKEVTTLLNNKEMQAGNHEIQFDAINLSSGMYFYRLITNTFSETKKMILLK, encoded by the coding sequence ATGTTAACGATTCAACAGCGCGAAATGATTTCGAAGAATTTTTTGAACTTGCTCGCGTGTACGGAATTTTGTAAAATGATAATAGGCAAAAGATTTTTCTGTTTTCTCGTTTTGTGTGTGTACGGTGCATCTTTTACAAGCAGTGTATTTTCGCAAGAATTTACTTCTGTTTGGAATTCGCCGCCGTGGGATTCGGGAGGTGTTGCGCCGAATAGCGTTGTGTGGTCGTTACACAACGAACAACTTGATTTGGACAACGACGGAAAAAAAGAATTCCTTTGCGTTTCGTCGTGGAGTGATACGTTTTACAATGCTGTGTACTTATACGAAAGCAATGGAAATAATACGTTTTACATTGTTTGGAGTTATAGTTTCTCTGGTTACTCGAATGATTACAGCAACGTTGCCGTTTCCGATTTAGACGGTGACGAAAAAAAAGAAATCATCTGTTTCGTTGACCCGCTTGATTCCACATATCACGGATTTTACGTGTTTGAATGGGATGGAACTGATAATGGATTTCCAACGCTACCAACTGTAACCTGGAACCTAAATTTGCCGTACGCGTTTGATGAAGGCAGCGCAATTATCGGAGGAGATTTTGATAACGATAATCGAGAAGAAGTTTCCGTATTATTTCAGGAATCATTCACGTATGCAAAAACGCGCTTGATGATTTTTTCTCTCGATTCAAATTCAACGTTCGCAAATCCCGTTTGGAATATTGAACTTAACGATACAACAACATTTTATTACAGCGGTTATTCACTCACTGCAACGGATTTAGATAGAGACGGGAAAAAAGAAATTGTTGCAAGCGGTTGGGATTCAACATTTCACATTGCAATTTTTGAAAACACGGGAAATCCAAATTCTTACTCGCGTGTTGCAAATATTTGGAACATAACTGCGTATGCTGATTTTGCAAACGGTGGATTTGTTGAAGCAAATTTTGACAGCAACGCAACAAATGAATTGTATATCTCGACTGTAGCGGGAAATATTTTTGTTGTAACGAACAACGGGGATATAAGCGCGATGACTTCTGCAAATGTTCATCCGCTGACGCAGCATTATGTTGATGGTTACGGATTGATTGGGATTACTGCGGGAAATGCCGATGGAAATAATTTTCCCAATCTTTATGTTGCCGGAAGTTATCACGAAAATGTTTTGGATTTTGAATACCACGGCGGCGATGTTACAAACCTAGCGAGTTACGTGCAAACAATTGATTTTCAAGACGATACAACAGATGACCACACCTTCGGTTCCGACCAAGGATATTTACGTCCGAGTAAAATTGCAATTGGTGATTTTGATAATGATGGCATTGGTGATATGGTAATTTCGTCGTCGAGTTTTGCATTCGATAAACCAACACTTACTGTTGCTGAGTTTTCGGGAACAAGTTCGGTGCGTGAAAATTTTTCTCCGAAGCAATTTCTTCTGAAACAGAATTTTCCCAATCCATTTAATCCGAAAACGGCTATTGGCTTTTCGCTGTTTGCTGTTAGCAATGTAACTTTGAAAATTTACAATTTGCAAGGAAAAGAAGTTACTACGCTTCTTAACAATAAAGAAATGCAAGCGGGAAATCACGAAATTCAATTCGATGCAATAAATCTTTCTTCGGGTATGTATTTCTATCGTTTAATAACAAATACATTTTCCGAAACAAAGAAAATGATTTTACTGAAATAA
- a CDS encoding PqqD family protein codes for MTSRNLSEEMTLTNNGFLFDHVTGLTYTLNSTGGFILKKIIDGNKPNEIIAELTQSFDVNDSTARNDFEEFFELARVYGIL; via the coding sequence ATGACTTCACGAAACTTATCCGAAGAAATGACGCTCACCAACAATGGGTTTCTTTTCGACCACGTAACCGGATTAACATACACATTAAATTCAACAGGCGGCTTTATCTTGAAAAAAATTATAGATGGAAACAAGCCAAATGAAATAATTGCAGAATTGACGCAATCATTTGATGTTAACGATTCAACAGCGCGAAATGATTTCGAAGAATTTTTTGAACTTGCTCGCGTGTACGGAATTTTGTAA